From one Planktothrix agardhii NIES-204 genomic stretch:
- a CDS encoding ribonuclease II produces the protein MEKGTLIELRLHGERRLAVMDRPEGKKHWVVIDENLLAHTIHPRQIAYEVTGATYKPVDIRAFTKELQPYLDPSSLEVAWEILVEQGETVDPKEMALLLFSEQSPPQCYASYVLLSNDKLYFKQKGERYEPRSPGQVAEIKHQQDVEQQKQRDVQEYWLRVQNRLAGVVVEWRNSDRTRLDALERLALHGEDASHVAPALETLATLERSQTPQAALQLLVDLGIWGLHENLSLRRSQIPTQFSTQVLEVARRCLDSPPPDPDSDRLDLTHLKVYTIDDESTREIDDGLSLEVLEDGRRRIWIHIADPTRLLSPGDELDLEARRRTTTVYLPTGMVPMFPSELATGPMSLIQGQVCCALSFGVILDETGGVKDYSIHVSNIKPTYRLTYDDVDEMLQIGIQGEPEIDALSLWAKRRKEWRNANGAISIYMPESVIKVNGEEISITVVEDSPSRQMVAEMMILTGEVAARYGQTHNLPLPYRSQPQPELPPEEELMQLPPGAVRACTMRRYMPRSEVGLTPSRHASLALETYTQVTSPIRRYSDLLAHFQIKAHLRGEASPFSIEDMQAIVMSLGPAVKEASKVERETNRYWSLEFLRRNSDEIWQATMLRWLREDLGLVFLEELALELPMRFSRSVEVGEQFEVKVSHVDPHKDMIQFQEIIGSTASSAI, from the coding sequence GTGGAAAAGGGTACTCTGATTGAGCTTAGATTACACGGGGAGCGTCGTCTTGCCGTGATGGATCGACCTGAAGGAAAAAAACACTGGGTCGTTATTGATGAAAACCTCCTAGCTCATACAATTCACCCGCGGCAAATTGCTTATGAGGTAACGGGGGCTACATACAAACCTGTGGATATCCGGGCTTTTACTAAAGAATTGCAGCCTTATCTTGATCCGTCAAGTTTGGAGGTGGCTTGGGAAATTTTAGTGGAGCAAGGAGAAACCGTAGACCCGAAAGAAATGGCTCTGCTTTTGTTTTCTGAGCAGAGTCCGCCTCAGTGTTATGCCAGTTATGTCTTGTTATCAAATGATAAACTCTACTTCAAACAGAAGGGTGAACGCTACGAACCTCGCTCTCCTGGACAGGTGGCTGAAATCAAACATCAACAGGACGTTGAACAACAGAAGCAACGGGACGTTCAAGAATATTGGTTGCGAGTGCAAAATAGACTAGCGGGGGTCGTGGTAGAATGGCGAAATAGTGATCGCACCCGTTTGGATGCGTTAGAGCGTTTGGCGCTGCATGGAGAAGATGCCTCCCATGTCGCACCTGCTTTAGAAACTTTGGCAACCTTGGAACGTTCTCAAACACCCCAAGCTGCGTTGCAGTTGTTAGTAGACTTAGGGATATGGGGTCTGCATGAAAACCTATCCCTACGTCGGAGTCAAATTCCCACCCAATTCTCAACTCAAGTGCTTGAAGTGGCTCGACGTTGCTTAGATTCTCCCCCGCCCGATCCGGATTCTGATCGCCTAGATCTAACTCATCTTAAGGTCTATACGATTGATGATGAGAGTACCCGTGAGATTGATGATGGTTTGAGTTTAGAGGTTTTGGAGGATGGACGAAGACGGATTTGGATTCATATTGCTGATCCAACTCGTTTGCTTTCTCCTGGAGATGAACTAGACTTAGAAGCCCGCCGCCGGACAACAACAGTTTATCTCCCGACCGGAATGGTTCCGATGTTCCCCTCGGAATTGGCAACTGGGCCGATGAGTCTAATTCAAGGCCAAGTCTGTTGTGCTTTGAGTTTTGGTGTGATTTTGGATGAAACGGGTGGGGTAAAGGATTATAGTATTCATGTCAGTAATATTAAACCGACCTATCGCCTCACTTATGATGATGTGGATGAGATGTTGCAAATTGGCATCCAAGGGGAACCGGAAATTGATGCTTTGTCGCTGTGGGCTAAACGCCGTAAGGAATGGCGAAATGCGAACGGGGCAATTAGTATTTATATGCCCGAGTCGGTGATTAAGGTGAACGGGGAAGAAATAAGTATTACGGTTGTAGAGGATTCTCCGTCTCGCCAAATGGTGGCGGAAATGATGATTTTAACTGGAGAAGTGGCGGCTCGTTATGGTCAAACCCATAATTTACCGTTGCCTTATCGGAGTCAACCCCAACCGGAATTACCACCGGAGGAGGAATTGATGCAGCTACCACCAGGGGCGGTGAGAGCTTGTACTATGCGGCGTTATATGCCTCGTAGTGAGGTGGGTTTGACTCCTTCGCGCCATGCGAGTTTGGCTTTAGAGACTTATACCCAGGTGACATCGCCGATTCGTCGTTATAGTGATTTATTAGCTCATTTTCAAATTAAAGCCCATCTGCGAGGTGAAGCCTCACCTTTTTCTATAGAAGATATGCAGGCTATTGTGATGAGTTTAGGGCCGGCGGTGAAGGAAGCGTCCAAAGTAGAACGGGAAACGAATCGTTATTGGAGTTTGGAGTTTTTGCGCCGGAATAGCGATGAAATTTGGCAAGCCACAATGTTGCGATGGCTGCGGGAAGATTTAGGGTTAGTCTTTTTAGAGGAGTTAGCTTTAGAGTTACCGATGCGATTTAGTCGTTCTGTAGAAGTTGGAGAACAGTTTGAAGTGAAGGTAAGTCATGTTGATCCCCATAAGGATATGATTCAATTTCAGGAGATTATTGGTTCTACTGCTTCATCTGCTATATAG
- a CDS encoding molybdenum ABC transporter, periplasmic molybdate-binding protein, with translation MPKRILYFLIGLVFAVLLSVGACSPSATPPQATKTITPAVTSQTTTLLTAAAASLQNAIEEINPLFKSANSEVELKYNFAASGLLQQQIEQGAPVDVIISAAAQQMDNLQKKDFILTDTRRQLLTNSLVLIVPNNSSLNLISFEQLTDSNVGKIAMGEPRSVPAGKYAEEVFTKLGIIEELRPKFVYGNSVRNVLSAVESGNADAGIVYLTDAKISKQVKQVATAAKDLHSPIIYPIAVIKASQNQESAKTYIQFLTSNPAQDVFKKYGFGIAN, from the coding sequence ATGCCTAAACGTATTTTATATTTTTTAATCGGCTTAGTTTTTGCCGTCTTATTGTCTGTAGGAGCCTGTTCTCCTTCTGCCACTCCTCCGCAAGCGACCAAAACTATCACCCCAGCCGTCACATCCCAAACTACTACCTTATTAACTGCTGCTGCTGCTAGTTTACAAAATGCCATAGAAGAAATTAATCCCCTATTTAAGTCCGCCAATTCCGAGGTGGAATTAAAATATAACTTCGCCGCATCTGGGCTTTTACAACAACAAATTGAGCAGGGCGCACCGGTGGATGTTATCATTTCCGCCGCCGCTCAACAGATGGATAATCTTCAGAAAAAAGATTTCATTCTCACCGATACTCGGAGGCAACTTTTAACTAACAGTTTAGTTTTAATTGTGCCGAATAACTCTAGCTTAAATCTCATCAGTTTTGAACAATTAACCGACTCTAATGTAGGAAAAATTGCCATGGGGGAACCCCGAAGTGTGCCGGCGGGGAAATATGCCGAAGAAGTTTTTACTAAGTTAGGAATTATAGAAGAATTGCGCCCCAAATTTGTCTATGGCAACTCAGTTCGTAATGTTTTAAGCGCCGTAGAAAGTGGCAATGCCGATGCGGGAATTGTCTACCTCACCGATGCCAAAATCTCTAAGCAGGTGAAACAAGTCGCCACTGCCGCCAAGGATTTACATTCTCCGATCATCTATCCGATCGCTGTAATTAAAGCCAGCCAGAATCAGGAATCTGCCAAAACTTACATCCAATTTTTAACCAGTAACCCCGCCCAAGATGTGTTCAAAAAATACGGTTTTGGCATTGCCAACTAA
- a CDS encoding molybdate ABC transporter, inner membrane subunit produces the protein MTTDLSPLWISLKTAGLATIATFFLGTAAAYGMLGYRGRWKSLMEGLLIAPLILPPTVVGFLLLLLFGKNGFLGQFLSWGNFSIVFTWYAAVITATVVSFPLMYKTTLGAFEQIDSSLLQVARTLGASEVRVLLQILLPLATPGLVAGITLSFARALGEFGATLMLAGNIPGQTQTMPMAIYFAVEAGDFREAWLWTIAIMSLSLSGLMTVNFTAAKGGKLTNSQAKNNKQLITGREVPWRVSTLITDNHCLLVDIEKQLANFKLKVAFTAGQETLGILGGSGSGKSMTLRCLAGVETPTRGRIVLNGRTLFDADQQINLPCHQRRVSLVFQNYALFPHLTIAQNIAFGLDHLPKLLRQQQVTQQLTIMELEGLGDRFPHQISGGQQQRVALARALAIEPELLLLDEPFSALDTHLRSQMEQQLLATLTSYRGITLFVTHNLEEAYRLCENLMVMSGGLAIASGTKDQIFEHPQTVRVAQLTGCKNFSRAVIHGANSVTATDWDVTLQVLEAIPNSLTNIGIRAHQIKITTNSDFSDTVRDNTYPCWLAATSETPHHTTLFLKFNATPASSQDYHVQAEVFKEKWNAIKDQPFPWYVCLDPARLMLLTFENKG, from the coding sequence ATGACTACCGATTTATCGCCCCTGTGGATTTCCTTGAAAACGGCGGGACTAGCGACGATCGCTACTTTCTTTCTTGGAACAGCCGCAGCCTACGGGATGTTGGGCTATCGAGGACGGTGGAAATCCCTGATGGAAGGGCTTCTGATTGCCCCCTTGATTTTGCCACCTACAGTGGTGGGATTTCTGCTGTTACTACTATTTGGTAAAAATGGCTTTCTCGGTCAATTCCTGTCTTGGGGAAACTTCTCGATTGTCTTCACTTGGTATGCCGCTGTCATCACCGCCACGGTAGTTTCATTTCCCCTCATGTACAAAACCACCTTGGGAGCCTTTGAGCAAATCGATAGTAGTTTGCTACAAGTCGCCCGCACCTTGGGGGCTTCCGAAGTCCGGGTTTTGCTGCAAATTCTCTTACCCTTAGCGACTCCTGGACTGGTAGCGGGGATAACCCTGTCTTTTGCTAGGGCTTTGGGGGAATTTGGAGCTACCCTGATGCTGGCTGGCAATATTCCCGGTCAAACTCAAACCATGCCCATGGCCATCTACTTTGCCGTTGAAGCTGGGGATTTCCGGGAAGCATGGCTGTGGACGATCGCCATTATGTCCCTCTCCCTCTCCGGCCTGATGACAGTCAATTTCACCGCAGCAAAGGGGGGAAAGTTAACAAACAGTCAGGCTAAAAATAATAAGCAACTGATAACTGGTAGAGAAGTGCCATGGCGCGTCTCTACACTGATAACTGATAATCACTGTTTACTGGTTGATATTGAAAAACAATTAGCTAACTTCAAACTGAAGGTGGCTTTCACTGCCGGGCAGGAAACTTTGGGGATTCTTGGGGGTTCGGGTTCGGGAAAAAGTATGACCCTGCGCTGTCTGGCGGGAGTGGAAACGCCGACTAGGGGGCGGATTGTCTTGAATGGACGGACTCTGTTTGATGCTGATCAGCAGATTAACCTGCCCTGCCATCAACGGCGGGTGAGCTTGGTGTTTCAAAACTATGCCCTGTTTCCCCACCTGACCATAGCCCAAAATATTGCCTTTGGATTAGATCACCTGCCTAAACTCCTCCGCCAACAACAAGTGACTCAACAGCTTACCATTATGGAACTAGAGGGACTGGGCGATCGCTTCCCTCACCAAATTTCGGGGGGACAACAACAACGGGTAGCTCTAGCTAGGGCTTTGGCAATAGAGCCGGAATTACTTCTGCTTGATGAGCCATTCTCCGCCCTTGATACCCATCTCCGTAGCCAAATGGAGCAACAACTCCTCGCCACTCTTACCTCATATCGGGGCATTACCTTGTTTGTCACCCACAACTTAGAGGAGGCTTACCGATTGTGTGAGAACTTAATGGTCATGTCTGGGGGTCTGGCGATCGCTTCTGGGACAAAGGATCAAATCTTTGAACATCCCCAAACCGTTCGGGTGGCTCAACTTACAGGCTGCAAAAACTTCTCCCGGGCGGTAATACATGGGGCTAATTCTGTGACTGCTACGGATTGGGACGTGACCTTACAAGTCCTCGAAGCAATTCCTAATTCTCTAACCAATATTGGCATCCGCGCGCACCAAATCAAGATCACCACAAATTCTGATTTTTCCGATACGGTGCGCGATAATACTTATCCCTGCTGGTTAGCTGCTACCAGCGAAACTCCACACCATACTACCTTGTTTCTCAAATTCAACGCTACCCCCGCTAGTTCCCAGGATTACCATGTACAGGCGGAGGTTTTTAAGGAAAAGTGGAACGCCATTAAAGATCAGCCCTTTCCTTGGTATGTGTGCCTTGATCCAGCCCGTTTAATGTTATTAACCTTTGAAAATAAAGGATGA